In Cellvibrio polysaccharolyticus, a genomic segment contains:
- the mltF gene encoding membrane-bound lytic murein transglycosylase MltF, protein MDKGQDTRMILRPLSLIKVITGLTIVLCTFLLVRSYQPTLLEQVKAQGELHVVSRNGPTTYYETPNGYSGFEYELLKGFADELGVDLVIRDERRIDDMLYQLSTRATHHLAAAGIVVTPKRSDRVLFSQPFMDIHQQVIYNTRKPAPKKLEDLVGRDLVVSNKSAHLDRLEELKETWPELSWREVVGAEMFDLLEMVHKGEADLAIIDSNIFELHRYVYPRAKVALNISEPQHLAWAFQNTLDRSLYDAAEQYLQRVQQDGTLQRITENFYRPPPIEEVTTADALMFTYRLTERFPQWENHLKEAADDFELDWKLLAAISYQESHWDPKAVSPTGVRGLMMLTRAAASEVGVNDRVDPKQSIFGGAQYLKNLLARIPARVTNEEDRLYMALAAYNVGLGHLEDARVLTEKNGDDPNKWDDVRKYLPLLSKRQYYTKTRHGYARGWEPVAYVKKVRNYHKIMAWHAEQEERRLAVAQHDNRSPEEKARDASGNVLSRNALDTGFPIL, encoded by the coding sequence ATGGATAAAGGACAAGATACACGCATGATCTTAAGGCCACTTTCGCTTATCAAAGTAATCACCGGACTGACCATCGTCCTTTGTACCTTTCTTTTGGTTCGCAGTTATCAGCCCACTCTCCTTGAGCAAGTTAAAGCCCAGGGCGAATTGCACGTGGTTTCCCGTAATGGACCCACGACGTATTACGAGACGCCAAACGGCTACTCGGGCTTTGAATATGAACTGCTAAAAGGCTTTGCCGATGAACTGGGGGTAGACCTGGTGATTCGCGATGAGCGTCGTATTGACGATATGCTCTATCAGCTTTCTACCCGGGCCACTCACCATCTGGCCGCCGCCGGCATTGTTGTTACGCCCAAGCGTAGCGATCGCGTGCTGTTCAGCCAGCCGTTTATGGATATACACCAGCAAGTCATCTATAACACCCGCAAACCGGCTCCGAAAAAGCTGGAAGATCTGGTGGGCCGTGATTTGGTGGTCTCCAATAAAAGCGCTCACCTCGACCGCCTCGAAGAACTGAAAGAAACCTGGCCGGAACTGAGCTGGCGTGAAGTAGTGGGCGCAGAGATGTTTGATCTGCTGGAGATGGTGCACAAGGGTGAAGCGGATCTGGCGATTATTGATTCGAATATTTTTGAATTGCACCGCTACGTGTATCCGCGAGCAAAAGTTGCCCTGAATATCAGCGAGCCACAACATCTTGCCTGGGCATTCCAGAACACGCTGGATCGCTCTTTATATGATGCGGCAGAACAATACCTGCAACGGGTACAGCAGGATGGCACCTTGCAACGCATTACCGAAAACTTCTATCGCCCGCCACCGATTGAAGAAGTGACCACCGCCGATGCGTTGATGTTCACTTACCGTTTGACCGAGCGCTTTCCACAATGGGAAAACCATTTAAAAGAAGCCGCCGACGATTTTGAGCTGGACTGGAAACTGTTGGCCGCCATCAGCTATCAGGAATCTCACTGGGACCCGAAAGCCGTATCACCGACCGGCGTGCGCGGTTTGATGATGCTGACCCGTGCAGCCGCCAGCGAAGTGGGCGTAAACGATCGCGTTGACCCTAAACAAAGCATCTTTGGTGGTGCGCAATATTTGAAAAACCTGCTGGCTCGTATTCCGGCACGTGTTACCAACGAAGAAGACCGTTTGTACATGGCGCTGGCCGCTTACAACGTAGGGCTTGGCCATCTTGAGGATGCACGGGTACTGACCGAGAAAAACGGTGATGACCCGAACAAGTGGGATGATGTGCGCAAATACCTGCCGCTGCTGTCCAAGCGCCAGTACTACACCAAAACCCGCCATGGTTACGCACGTGGTTGGGAGCCAGTTGCTTACGTGAAAAAAGTGCGCAACTACCACAAAATCATGGCATGGCACGCAGAACAGGAAGAGCGTCGTCTGGCGGTAGCGCAACACGACAACCGCTCGCCGGAAGAAAAAGCCCGGGATGCATCGGGTAATGTTCTCTCGCGCAACGCGCTGGATACCGGCTTCCCGATTCTTTAA
- the tadA gene encoding tRNA adenosine(34) deaminase TadA — protein sequence MSQWDKTDNDWMAYALTLAARGELLGEVPVGAVIVRDGEILGEGWNCPISQSDPTAHAEIVAMRDAATRENNYRLPGSTLYVTLEPCTMCAGAMVHARVARVVYGTTEPKAGVVESRANLLESAFFNHKVAAVGGVLAANCQHQLSDFFRKRREQQRLEKEQKKAAVVANSGLDDSV from the coding sequence GTGAGCCAGTGGGATAAAACCGACAACGACTGGATGGCCTACGCCCTGACCCTGGCAGCCAGAGGTGAATTGCTGGGCGAAGTGCCGGTGGGGGCGGTTATTGTGCGCGATGGAGAAATTCTCGGGGAAGGGTGGAATTGCCCTATCAGCCAATCCGACCCCACGGCGCATGCAGAAATTGTCGCGATGCGCGATGCCGCCACCCGGGAAAATAATTATCGCCTGCCAGGCAGCACCCTGTATGTCACTCTGGAACCCTGCACTATGTGCGCCGGTGCTATGGTGCATGCCCGTGTGGCGAGGGTGGTTTATGGCACCACCGAACCGAAAGCCGGTGTGGTAGAAAGCAGAGCCAATTTACTGGAGTCCGCTTTTTTTAATCACAAGGTGGCGGCGGTGGGCGGGGTACTTGCCGCTAACTGCCAGCACCAGCTCAGCGATTTTTTCCGCAAGCGACGGGAACAACAACGGCTGGAAAAAGAACAAAAAAAAGCCGCTGTGGTTGCCAACAGCGGCCTTGATGATTCGGTCTGA
- a CDS encoding DUF1653 domain-containing protein produces the protein MSLMPGVYRHYKGKLYQVTRVATHSETGELLVVYRCLYGDYSWWVRPLAMFQETVTIAGEEVARFQWLKVFSGNDFPEAASQ, from the coding sequence GTTAATGCCCGGCGTGTATCGTCATTACAAAGGCAAGCTTTATCAGGTTACTCGCGTTGCTACGCACAGCGAAACCGGTGAGTTGCTGGTGGTTTATCGCTGCCTGTACGGCGACTATTCCTGGTGGGTTCGGCCTTTGGCGATGTTTCAGGAAACCGTCACCATTGCCGGTGAAGAAGTGGCACGCTTCCAGTGGTTGAAAGTGTTTTCGGGCAATGATTTTCCCGAGGCAGCATCGCAGTGA
- the purL gene encoding phosphoribosylformylglycinamidine synthase, whose translation MLILRGAPALSNFRTLKLLAGLQQHIPSVTGLSTQFVHFADVSEPLDEARQAVLAQLLTYGPKTEGDVSHEGQLFLVLPRIGTISPWASKATDIAKNTGLEAIRRLERGVAYFVSGTLSEADRQQVAAQLHDRMVETVFGSFDEATQLFTRQQPAPQTTVDILGGGRAALATANTALGLALADDEIDYLVESFQTLGRNPVDVELMMFAQANSEHCRHKIFNASWTIDGVDQERSLFKMIKNTYEQGGEDVLSAYADNAAVVTGPEAGRFYPDPQSKVYGYNQEAINLLMKVETHNHPTAIAPFPGAGTGSGGEIRDEGAVGRGSKPKVGLNGFTVSNLQIPDFVQPWEQDYGKPGRIVTPLDIMIDGPLGGAAFNNEFGRPNITGYFRTFEENFDGERRGYHKPIMLAGGYGNIKTEHVDKPPFAAGAKLIVLGGPAMLIGLGGGAASSMTSGSSSEDLDFASVQRQNPEIERRCQEVIDACWQQGDANPIAFIHDVGAGGLSNAFPELVKDGGCGGKFELRNVPNDEPGMSPLAIWCNESQERYVLAIKPEDLARFEAICARERCPYAVVGESTDEKHLLVNDKHFDAKPVDLPMSILFGKPPKMHRVAERYQAPVTAFSADKVDLTEAVDRVLKHPAVASKNFLITIGDRSVTGMVVRDQMVGPWQVPVADCAVTTVSYDSFLGEAMSVGERTPVALLDAPASGRMAVAEAITNIAATRIEKLSDIKLSANWMSAAGHKGEDEKLYRTVEAVGMELCPALGLTIPVGKDSMSMRTAWQDRGENKAVTAPLSLIISAFSPVLDVRQTLTPQLRTDKGDSELLLVDLGNGKNRLGGSILAQVYNQLGDVPADLDQAEQLKGFFNAVQASLAADELLAYHDRSDGGLFVTLAEMAFAGHVGVDIDLADQQLIAALFSEEAGAVVQVSRQHSAAVQARFANAGVPVHVIGQLNNDDHVRVRHHGQVVFEAARAALQATWAETSFRIQSLRDNPVCAQQEFDAITKEDPGFSAKLSFDINENVAAPFINTGVRPQVAVLREQGVNGHVEMAAAFDRAGFQSVDVHMSDLLAGRVSLDAFKGIVACGGFSYGDVLGAGEGWAKTILFNENVRAGFERFFHRNDTFTLGICNGCQMVSNLKSLIPGADHWPRFVRNLSEQFEARVSLVQIQESPSVLFKGMAGSHLPVAVAHGEGHAEFANEAALRACNDSGTVAVRFIDNHLKPTEVYPANPNGSPFGITSVTSLDGRATIMMPHPERVFRAITNSWHPDDWQGDGAWLRLFRNARVFVE comes from the coding sequence ATGCTGATTTTGCGTGGCGCTCCCGCTCTTTCAAATTTTCGCACCCTGAAACTGTTGGCCGGACTGCAACAACACATTCCGTCCGTTACCGGTTTGAGCACGCAGTTTGTGCATTTCGCCGATGTTAGCGAACCGCTCGACGAAGCCCGTCAGGCGGTATTGGCGCAACTGCTGACCTATGGTCCGAAAACCGAAGGTGACGTCAGCCATGAAGGCCAGTTGTTTCTGGTACTTCCCCGTATTGGCACCATTTCTCCCTGGGCTTCCAAAGCGACCGATATTGCTAAAAATACCGGTCTGGAAGCGATTCGTCGTCTTGAGCGCGGTGTCGCCTATTTTGTTAGCGGTACTTTGAGTGAGGCAGATCGCCAGCAGGTTGCTGCGCAGTTGCACGATCGCATGGTGGAAACCGTATTCGGCTCTTTTGATGAGGCTACGCAGTTATTCACTCGCCAGCAGCCAGCTCCGCAAACCACGGTGGATATCCTGGGTGGCGGGCGCGCAGCGCTGGCTACCGCCAATACCGCACTCGGCCTCGCCCTGGCAGACGACGAGATCGACTATCTGGTGGAAAGTTTCCAGACACTGGGTCGCAACCCGGTCGATGTTGAATTGATGATGTTTGCCCAGGCCAACTCTGAACATTGCCGCCACAAAATTTTTAATGCCTCCTGGACCATCGACGGTGTTGATCAGGAGCGCAGCCTCTTCAAAATGATCAAAAACACCTATGAGCAGGGCGGTGAAGATGTGCTGTCTGCTTATGCCGATAACGCCGCGGTGGTTACCGGCCCGGAAGCCGGTCGTTTTTACCCGGACCCGCAAAGCAAGGTGTACGGTTACAACCAGGAAGCCATCAACCTGTTAATGAAGGTGGAAACCCACAACCACCCCACGGCGATTGCTCCTTTCCCGGGCGCCGGCACCGGTTCGGGTGGTGAAATTCGCGATGAAGGTGCGGTAGGGCGTGGTTCCAAGCCCAAGGTCGGCCTGAACGGTTTTACGGTATCCAACCTGCAAATCCCGGATTTCGTACAGCCCTGGGAGCAGGATTACGGCAAGCCGGGCCGCATTGTTACGCCGCTGGATATTATGATTGACGGCCCATTGGGTGGTGCTGCCTTTAATAATGAATTCGGCCGCCCGAACATCACCGGTTATTTCCGTACCTTTGAGGAAAATTTTGACGGTGAACGTCGCGGTTACCACAAGCCGATCATGCTGGCGGGTGGTTACGGCAACATTAAAACCGAACACGTCGACAAACCGCCTTTCGCGGCTGGGGCCAAACTGATTGTGCTCGGCGGGCCGGCGATGCTGATTGGTCTCGGTGGTGGTGCGGCGTCTTCCATGACGTCCGGTTCATCTTCCGAAGATCTGGATTTCGCCTCGGTACAGCGCCAGAACCCGGAAATTGAACGCCGTTGTCAGGAAGTTATTGATGCCTGCTGGCAGCAAGGCGATGCCAACCCGATTGCCTTTATTCACGATGTGGGCGCGGGCGGTTTGTCCAACGCCTTCCCTGAATTGGTCAAAGATGGCGGTTGCGGCGGCAAGTTCGAGCTGCGCAATGTGCCCAACGACGAGCCGGGCATGAGTCCGCTGGCGATCTGGTGTAATGAATCCCAGGAACGCTATGTACTGGCGATCAAACCGGAAGATCTGGCGCGCTTCGAAGCCATTTGTGCTCGTGAGCGTTGCCCTTATGCGGTGGTCGGTGAATCTACCGACGAAAAACACCTGCTGGTAAACGACAAACATTTCGACGCCAAACCGGTTGATTTGCCGATGTCGATACTGTTTGGCAAGCCACCAAAAATGCACCGCGTTGCCGAGCGCTATCAGGCACCGGTGACGGCTTTCTCTGCCGATAAAGTTGATCTCACCGAGGCGGTAGATCGCGTACTCAAACACCCGGCGGTAGCCAGCAAAAACTTCCTGATCACCATTGGTGACCGTTCGGTAACCGGCATGGTGGTACGTGACCAGATGGTTGGTCCCTGGCAAGTGCCGGTGGCTGATTGTGCGGTGACTACGGTGAGCTACGACAGCTTCCTCGGTGAAGCCATGAGCGTCGGTGAGCGCACCCCGGTAGCGCTGCTGGATGCACCGGCTTCCGGCCGTATGGCGGTAGCAGAAGCTATCACCAATATTGCTGCCACCCGAATTGAAAAGCTGTCAGACATCAAATTGTCTGCCAACTGGATGAGCGCTGCAGGCCATAAAGGCGAAGACGAAAAACTCTACCGCACCGTAGAAGCGGTAGGTATGGAGCTTTGCCCGGCGTTGGGGCTTACCATTCCGGTCGGTAAAGACTCCATGTCCATGCGTACCGCCTGGCAGGATCGCGGCGAGAACAAAGCAGTAACTGCACCGCTGTCATTGATTATTTCCGCTTTCTCACCGGTGCTGGATGTTCGCCAAACGCTGACCCCGCAATTGCGCACCGATAAAGGTGATAGCGAATTGCTGCTGGTTGACCTGGGTAATGGTAAAAACCGTCTGGGTGGTTCCATTCTTGCGCAGGTTTATAACCAGCTGGGCGATGTGCCTGCCGATCTGGATCAGGCAGAACAACTGAAAGGTTTCTTCAACGCGGTTCAGGCAAGCCTTGCGGCTGACGAACTGCTCGCCTATCACGACCGTAGTGATGGCGGCCTGTTTGTAACCCTGGCCGAAATGGCATTTGCCGGTCACGTGGGTGTGGATATTGACCTCGCAGATCAACAACTGATTGCCGCTTTGTTCAGTGAAGAAGCCGGTGCGGTGGTGCAGGTTTCCCGTCAGCACAGTGCCGCCGTGCAGGCGCGTTTTGCCAACGCCGGTGTGCCGGTACACGTGATTGGTCAGTTGAATAACGATGACCATGTGCGTGTGCGTCATCATGGTCAGGTGGTATTTGAAGCGGCTCGCGCTGCGCTGCAAGCGACCTGGGCTGAAACCAGCTTCCGCATTCAATCCCTGCGTGACAACCCGGTTTGTGCGCAGCAGGAATTTGATGCAATTACCAAAGAAGATCCGGGTTTCAGTGCGAAACTCAGCTTCGATATTAATGAAAATGTGGCCGCGCCTTTTATTAACACCGGCGTGCGTCCGCAAGTGGCGGTGTTGCGTGAGCAGGGCGTTAACGGTCATGTAGAAATGGCAGCGGCATTTGACCGCGCCGGCTTCCAGTCGGTTGACGTTCACATGAGCGATTTGCTGGCTGGTCGCGTATCGCTCGATGCCTTCAAAGGCATCGTGGCCTGTGGTGGTTTCTCTTACGGTGACGTATTGGGTGCAGGCGAAGGCTGGGCAAAAACCATTTTGTTCAATGAAAACGTGCGTGCCGGTTTCGAACGTTTCTTCCACCGTAATGACACTTTCACGCTGGGTATTTGTAACGGCTGTCAGATGGTTTCCAATTTGAAATCGCTGATTCCGGGCGCAGACCACTGGCCGCGTTTTGTACGCAACCTGTCTGAACAGTTCGAAGCGCGTGTCAGCCTGGTGCAAATTCAGGAATCGCCCTCGGTATTGTTCAAAGGCATGGCGGGTTCACATCTGCCGGTTGCTGTGGCACACGGTGAAGGTCATGCCGAGTTTGCCAATGAAGCAGCGCTGCGCGCTTGTAATGACAGCGGCACCGTAGCGGTACGTTTTATTGACAACCATTTGAAGCCGACAGAAGTTTACCCGGCTAACCCGAACGGTTCGCCATTTGGTATTACCAGTGTCACCAGTCTGGACGGTCGTGCCACGATTATGATGCCGCACCCGGAGCGTGTTTTCCGCGCGATTACCAACTCCTGGCACCCGGATGACTGGCAGGGCGATGGCGCCTGGTTACGTCTGTTCCGCAATGCGCGGGTTTTTGTGGAATAA